Proteins encoded within one genomic window of Haematobia irritans isolate KBUSLIRL chromosome 5, ASM5000362v1, whole genome shotgun sequence:
- the LOC142241108 gene encoding serine protease inhibitor 42Dd-like, with the protein MNWIMKILALFLAIAADHVQANTIKERNLFATELFQTVVSESQDKNVIISPVAVQTALGLLYYAAGGNTAEELRRSLHATAHESKDGLAHGYHNLLHSFIKKKTVLEIANKIYANEKFELAPEFRKIAQKYFDSDAETLNFANESYAVDMINRWMSNKSNGKIDRVIDSIEPDVNVALINAIYFKAKWARPFMDEETTDRDFWLNNHESIKVPTMFADNWYYYADYPELDAKAIELFFENMDLSMWFILPNKRDGLYELEQKLKGIDFKDLERLWEWSSVTVYLPKFGFEFDTDLKPSLQKLGINTMFSNAANFSSMFHNRAGSMRISKVQHKAFIDVNEIGCEAAAASVAVGVQMSLPLDPKTFVADHPFAFVIRDKTAVYFAGHIVKF; encoded by the exons ATGAATTGGATTATGA AAATACTGGCCCTATTTTTGGCCATTGCTGCCGATCATGTGCAGGCCAATACTATAAAGGAGCGGAATCTTTTTGCCACAGAACTTTTCCAAACTGTGGTCAGTGAGAGCCAAGACAAGAATGTCATAATATCGCCTGTGGCTGTGCAAACTGCATTGGGTCTACTTTACTATGCCGCCGGGGGAAATACTGCTGAGGAGTTGCGTCGGAGTCTCCATGCCACCGCTCATGAGAGCAAAGACGGTTTAGCCCATGGCTACCACAATTTGTTGCATTCCTTTATCAAGAAGAAGACCGTTTTGGAAATCGCTAACAAAATCTATGCCAATGAAAAATTCGAATTGGCTCCCGAATTTCGAAAAATTGCCCAAAAATATTTCGACTCAGATGCTGAAACCTTAAATTTTGCTAATGAGTCATATGCCGTAGACATGATAAATCGATGGATGTCAAATAAATCCAATGGAAAAATTGATCGAGTCATTGATTCCATAGAGCCCGACGTAAATGTTGCCCTTATAAATGCCATATATTTCAAAGCGAAATGGGCTCGACCTTTTATGGACGAAGAGACAACAGATCGTGATTTTTGGTTGAATAACCACGAGTCCATCAAGGTACCCACCATGTTTGCCGATAACTGGTATTACTACGCCGACTACCCCGAATTGGATGCCAAGGCTATTGAATTGTTCTTTGAGAATATGGATCTATCCATGTGGTTCATTCTGCCCAACAAGAGAGATGGTCTCTATGAACTGGAGCAAAAACTAAAGGGTATCGATTTCAAAGATCTCGAACGTCTCTGGGAATGGAGTAGTGTTACAGTGTATTTGCCCAAATTTGGATTTGAGTTCGATACGGATCTCAAGCCTTCGCTGCAAAAG CTTGGCATCAATACCATGTTCTCCAATGCGGCTAACTTTAGCAGCATGTTTCACAATCGTGCTGGCTCTATGCGCATCTCGAAGGTGCAGCACAAGGCTTTCATAGATGTCAATGAGATAGGCTGTGAAGCGGCTGCCGCAAGTG TGGCAGTTGGCGTTCAGATGTCATTGCCTTTGGATCCAAAGACATTTGTGGCCGATCATCCATTTGCTTTTGTGATACGTGACAAGACCGCTGTCTACTTTGCTGGTCATATTGTAAAGTTTTAA